The following proteins are co-located in the Labrys monachus genome:
- a CDS encoding ATP-binding cassette domain-containing protein encodes MMTASPLPAADPKPSFAPRAGEGVIALGGITKAFGPTVANADVSLHIARGDVLGLVGGNGAGKSTLMRILCGVFRPDSGTLNVDGRPVPFDGFDARAAQDAGIRIVHQELSLCSNLTVAENFFLEAPEAARYRPGWREVYRRRARAALDAVFPDNGINVHRRVEALPIGERQMVEIARAVATPGVRLVILDEPTSSLGLERSRQLRAYVHEKAAAGLSFIFISHKLFEIIDVASVVAVLRNGRMVWHGEASGVAVHDLVTLMGGVAAEAESAGARAGADGEVMVRVKGEVAALLGHEVELRRGQIVGLAGLEGSGQKELLHRLFAPGRGDAATLECRGKASFVSGDRQKEGVFPLWTVLANIGLGRIVGRAPLAWISDAAERAAMQPVTDRLQLDAGRLRSGILDLSGGNQQKALVARALVTDAPIVLLDDPTRGVDVAAKQDFYALARAMADNGRLVVWYSTEDLEFLQCDRVLVFAQGRIVSELERGAISEKAIVDASFTALEAGTPGGRPRAGSRDAGASWAGRLVELAPFATLALVFAAMILANPATASVFGLDLLLSPAVPLVLVALGQMFIVGGSEIDLGIGAFAGLVNVISATVLFDDPAYGVLALAGAALAYPVLGLLIQMRRIPAIVVTLGASFIWMGVAYTMQPTPGGASPDWLSALVGWSIPGVPTSLVILLVAGLCALVVDRTPLGVALRAFGNNPLAMARCGWPAARYGALRYFIAGLFAIAAGLSLTAINTASDYNSGGTYTLLSVAAVVIGGCSLIGGSISSMGVIAGSVTLALIGALLGMMNVPSDFTAAVQGVLLLAILALRAAVAGGRDEE; translated from the coding sequence ATGATGACCGCCTCCCCGCTCCCCGCCGCCGATCCGAAGCCCTCCTTCGCGCCGAGGGCCGGCGAGGGCGTGATCGCGCTCGGCGGCATCACCAAGGCCTTCGGCCCGACTGTCGCCAATGCCGATGTCTCGCTGCATATCGCGCGGGGCGACGTGCTCGGGCTCGTCGGCGGCAACGGCGCCGGCAAGAGCACGCTGATGCGCATCCTGTGCGGCGTGTTCCGTCCGGACAGCGGCACGCTGAACGTGGACGGGCGGCCGGTGCCGTTCGACGGCTTCGACGCAAGGGCGGCGCAGGATGCCGGCATCCGCATCGTCCACCAGGAGCTGTCGCTGTGCTCCAACCTCACCGTCGCCGAGAATTTCTTCCTCGAGGCGCCGGAGGCGGCGCGCTACCGGCCGGGCTGGCGCGAGGTCTATCGCCGCCGCGCGCGGGCGGCGCTCGACGCCGTGTTCCCGGACAACGGCATCAATGTGCATCGGCGTGTCGAGGCCCTGCCGATCGGCGAGCGTCAGATGGTCGAGATCGCCCGGGCGGTGGCCACGCCCGGCGTCCGCCTCGTCATCCTCGACGAGCCGACATCCTCCCTCGGCCTCGAACGCAGCCGGCAGTTGCGGGCCTATGTCCATGAGAAGGCGGCGGCGGGCCTGTCCTTCATCTTCATCAGCCACAAGCTCTTCGAGATCATCGACGTCGCCAGCGTGGTGGCGGTGCTGCGCAACGGCCGGATGGTGTGGCATGGCGAGGCGAGCGGCGTCGCCGTGCACGACCTCGTCACCCTGATGGGCGGCGTCGCGGCGGAGGCCGAAAGCGCCGGCGCGCGGGCCGGGGCGGACGGCGAAGTCATGGTACGCGTGAAGGGTGAGGTCGCCGCGCTGCTCGGCCACGAGGTCGAGCTGCGGCGCGGCCAGATCGTCGGCCTCGCCGGGCTCGAAGGCAGCGGGCAGAAGGAATTGCTCCACCGCCTGTTCGCCCCCGGCCGCGGCGATGCCGCCACCCTCGAATGCCGGGGCAAGGCCTCCTTCGTCTCGGGCGACCGGCAGAAGGAGGGGGTGTTCCCGCTGTGGACGGTGCTCGCCAATATCGGCCTCGGCCGCATCGTCGGGCGGGCGCCGCTCGCATGGATCTCGGATGCGGCCGAGCGCGCAGCGATGCAGCCGGTGACCGACCGGCTGCAGCTCGACGCGGGACGGCTGCGCTCCGGCATCCTCGATCTCAGCGGCGGCAACCAGCAGAAGGCGCTGGTGGCGCGGGCCCTGGTCACCGACGCGCCGATCGTGCTGCTCGACGACCCGACGCGCGGCGTCGACGTCGCCGCCAAGCAGGATTTCTATGCGCTCGCCCGCGCGATGGCCGACAATGGCCGCCTCGTCGTCTGGTATTCGACCGAGGACCTCGAATTCCTGCAATGCGACCGCGTGCTCGTCTTCGCGCAGGGGCGGATCGTCAGCGAGCTGGAACGCGGGGCCATCAGCGAGAAGGCGATCGTCGACGCCTCTTTCACCGCCCTGGAGGCGGGCACGCCCGGCGGCAGGCCGAGGGCCGGCAGCCGCGATGCCGGCGCGTCCTGGGCCGGACGGCTGGTCGAGCTGGCGCCCTTCGCCACGCTCGCGCTCGTCTTCGCGGCGATGATCCTCGCCAATCCCGCCACCGCCAGCGTCTTCGGCCTCGATCTCCTCTTGTCTCCCGCGGTGCCGCTCGTGCTCGTCGCCCTCGGCCAGATGTTCATCGTCGGCGGCAGCGAGATCGATCTCGGCATCGGCGCCTTCGCCGGCCTGGTCAACGTGATCAGCGCCACCGTGCTGTTCGACGATCCCGCCTATGGCGTACTGGCGCTCGCCGGCGCGGCGCTCGCCTATCCCGTGCTCGGCCTGCTCATCCAGATGCGGCGCATCCCCGCGATCGTGGTGACGCTCGGTGCCTCCTTCATCTGGATGGGCGTCGCCTACACGATGCAGCCGACACCCGGCGGCGCCAGCCCGGACTGGCTCTCGGCGCTTGTCGGCTGGTCCATCCCCGGCGTGCCGACCTCGCTGGTGATCCTCCTCGTCGCGGGGCTCTGCGCGCTGGTGGTCGACAGGACGCCGTTGGGCGTCGCTTTGCGCGCCTTCGGCAACAATCCGCTGGCGATGGCGCGCTGCGGCTGGCCGGCGGCCCGCTACGGCGCGCTGCGCTATTTCATCGCCGGCCTGTTCGCCATCGCCGCCGGCCTGTCGCTCACGGCGATCAACACGGCGAGCGACTATAATTCCGGCGGCACCTACACGCTGCTGAGCGTGGCGGCGGTGGTGATCGGCGGCTGCAGCCTGATCGGCGGGTCGATCTCGTCGATGGGGGTGATCGCCGGCTCGGTGACCCTGGCGCTGATCGGCGCGCTGCTCGGCATGATGAACGTGCCGTCCGATTTCACGGCGGCGGTGCAGGGCGTGCTGCTCCTGGCGATCCTCGCCTTGCGCGCCGCGGTCGCCGGCGGGAGGGACGAGGAATGA
- a CDS encoding FAD-dependent oxidoreductase: MQDEPDTDLPDLTRGVPSARLAEGGLLTGRVGEEKVIVWRRGRDVAAYAAACPHLGGPLDEGLLEDGVVACPWHHACFDLRTGAAVAAPAFDALRRYPVAESRGVIVVTAPTGASNEPAAPALPSASRPDGPMAIIGGGAAGFAAADALRRNGWRGRIAMFSSDADEPYDRTLLTKDYLDGSFGDDRLPIARHGVEALGIAFEPNVRVESIDVPGRLVRLEDGRSEAYARLLLATGAEPRRPGLPGEGLPHVHLLRSLADCRRILADARTARHVVVLGGSFIGMEAAASLRSRGLAIDLVAPDSHPMEKIFGRALSDLVVDTYRRNGVTLHLGRKATAIAGDAITLDDGTTLPADLVVIGIGVEPRIELAESAGLAVDEGVLVDAHLRTSAPGIYAAGDICRWPDPHSGEAIRVEHWVVAERQGQAAAANMLGADRPFAMVPFFWTKHFDLAIRYVGHAERWDELVVEGDLSKRHALIRYRREGRDLAVATVGRDLDSLREERKMALAHAPSPWT; this comes from the coding sequence GTGCAAGACGAACCCGATACCGATCTTCCGGACCTGACCCGGGGCGTGCCGTCGGCCCGCCTGGCGGAGGGCGGCCTGCTGACGGGGCGCGTCGGCGAGGAGAAGGTCATCGTCTGGCGCCGGGGCCGCGATGTCGCGGCCTATGCCGCGGCCTGCCCGCATCTCGGCGGACCGCTGGACGAAGGCCTGCTCGAAGACGGCGTCGTCGCCTGTCCCTGGCATCATGCCTGCTTCGACCTGAGGACCGGCGCCGCGGTGGCGGCGCCCGCCTTCGACGCCCTCAGGCGCTATCCGGTCGCCGAGAGCCGGGGCGTGATCGTGGTGACCGCGCCAACCGGAGCCTCGAACGAGCCGGCCGCGCCGGCCTTGCCCTCCGCTTCACGTCCCGATGGGCCGATGGCGATCATCGGCGGCGGCGCCGCCGGCTTCGCGGCCGCGGATGCACTGCGCCGGAACGGCTGGCGCGGCCGCATCGCGATGTTCTCCTCGGACGCCGACGAGCCCTATGACCGGACCCTGCTGACCAAGGATTATCTCGACGGCAGTTTCGGCGACGACCGGCTGCCCATCGCCCGTCACGGCGTCGAGGCCCTCGGCATCGCCTTCGAGCCCAACGTGCGGGTCGAGTCGATCGACGTGCCCGGCCGGCTGGTGCGGCTCGAAGACGGCCGAAGCGAGGCCTATGCGAGGCTCCTGCTGGCGACGGGCGCCGAGCCGCGCAGGCCGGGCCTGCCCGGCGAGGGATTGCCGCATGTGCATCTGCTTCGCTCGCTCGCCGATTGCCGGCGCATCCTCGCGGATGCGAGAACCGCCCGCCATGTCGTGGTGCTGGGCGGCAGCTTCATCGGCATGGAGGCGGCGGCCTCGCTCCGGAGCCGCGGCCTCGCCATCGATCTCGTCGCGCCCGATTCGCATCCGATGGAGAAGATCTTCGGGCGCGCCCTGTCGGATCTCGTCGTCGACACCTATCGGCGCAACGGCGTCACGCTGCATCTCGGTCGCAAGGCTACGGCGATCGCGGGCGACGCCATCACCCTGGACGACGGCACCACCCTGCCTGCCGATCTCGTCGTGATCGGCATCGGCGTCGAACCCCGGATTGAACTGGCCGAGAGCGCCGGCCTGGCGGTCGACGAGGGCGTCCTCGTCGATGCGCATCTGCGCACGAGCGCGCCCGGCATCTATGCCGCCGGCGACATCTGCCGCTGGCCGGATCCACACAGCGGCGAGGCCATCCGCGTGGAGCACTGGGTGGTGGCGGAGCGCCAGGGGCAGGCTGCGGCGGCCAACATGCTGGGGGCGGACCGGCCCTTCGCCATGGTGCCGTTCTTCTGGACCAAGCATTTCGATCTCGCCATCCGCTATGTCGGCCACGCCGAGCGCTGGGACGAACTGGTGGTCGAAGGCGATTTGTCGAAGCGGCACGCCCTCATCCGCTATCGCCGGGAGGGCCGGGATCTCGCCGTGGCGACCGTGGGCCGGGATCTCGATTCGCTGCGGGAGGAGCGGAAGATGGCGCTTGCGCACGCCCCTTCGCCGTGGACCTGA
- a CDS encoding alpha/beta hydrolase — protein sequence MNWPVSMNLSLRWRFLGGFLAMAAFLAGTACAPASTLEEMSVPSQALGHALTVSVYRPADPAPKAGWPVLYLLHGLDGSNRDWSDLGGIQGTLDRLIKGGRIHPMVVVMPDAGNSWYVDSADVKGPGNYETAILNDLPKAIEKRFAPHCERRSRAIAGISMGGFGALRFALKRPDRYVAVASLSGAIWQNVPVDLAAGGASWTGAASPYFQRVDPETVIGGVDLPPDGAHFGGAFGTPFDARRFNAANVFTLLARQLKAGAELPAIYLTVGDSDSHNLWRGSFALYETLMADRQKVEFRVTDGDHVWSLWRRTIEDALVFVDSKFGTPAPAPAIAALPDKPRKGPDAPGTSKVASGEAIVK from the coding sequence ATGAACTGGCCGGTCTCCATGAACTTGTCGCTGCGGTGGCGCTTCCTTGGCGGTTTCCTGGCCATGGCCGCGTTCCTGGCCGGGACGGCCTGCGCGCCGGCGAGCACGCTCGAGGAGATGTCCGTCCCCAGCCAGGCGCTGGGACATGCCCTCACGGTGTCGGTCTACCGCCCGGCCGATCCGGCGCCGAAGGCCGGCTGGCCGGTGCTCTATCTCCTGCACGGGCTCGACGGCAGCAACCGCGACTGGTCGGACCTCGGCGGCATCCAGGGCACGCTCGACCGGCTGATCAAGGGCGGCCGCATCCACCCGATGGTGGTCGTCATGCCGGATGCCGGCAACAGCTGGTATGTCGATTCGGCCGATGTGAAGGGACCGGGCAATTATGAGACCGCGATCCTGAACGATCTGCCCAAGGCGATCGAGAAGCGGTTCGCGCCCCATTGCGAGCGCCGCAGCCGGGCCATTGCCGGCATATCGATGGGCGGCTTCGGCGCCCTGCGCTTCGCCCTGAAGCGGCCGGACCGCTATGTCGCCGTCGCCAGCCTCTCCGGCGCGATCTGGCAGAACGTGCCCGTCGACCTCGCGGCCGGCGGGGCATCCTGGACCGGCGCCGCCAGCCCCTATTTCCAGCGGGTCGATCCCGAGACGGTCATCGGCGGCGTCGACCTGCCGCCGGACGGGGCGCATTTCGGCGGGGCCTTCGGCACCCCCTTCGACGCGAGGCGCTTCAATGCCGCCAACGTCTTCACCCTGCTGGCGCGGCAACTGAAGGCGGGCGCCGAATTGCCGGCCATCTACCTCACCGTCGGCGACAGTGACAGCCACAATCTGTGGCGCGGTTCCTTCGCGCTCTACGAGACGCTGATGGCAGACCGCCAGAAGGTGGAGTTCCGCGTCACCGACGGCGACCATGTCTGGTCGCTGTGGCGGCGCACCATCGAGGACGCGCTCGTCTTCGTCGATTCGAAATTCGGGACGCCCGCTCCCGCTCCCGCCATCGCGGCGCTTCCCGACAAGCCGCGGAAGGGCCCCGACGCGCCGGGCACCTCGAAGGTCGCCAGCGGCGAGGCCATCGTGAAATAG
- a CDS encoding ABC transporter substrate-binding protein: MKSRSRLLAAGVAALALAAAASGPAFASKDKPVIALSNAYYGNTWRHQMVTAFETAAKQAKADGTIADYIILNGDGSVAQQNSQLAELILKGVDAIAVDAASETAVNGIIAKACKAGIKVVSFDSVASAPCNYQLNFDFKGYKKAEAEWVFGKLGGKGNIIQVRGVKGSAPDNDMFNAQTEVLKKNPGIKVVATVYGQATASVAQAAIANVLPSLPHVDAVIAQGGSDDFGIAQAFDQFGGPYKDKPPIIEGGGSTDFIKWWAGKSASGYTTISMNTTPGIGGAAFYLSLALVKGAEPPKLMIMPVATVTQDNLKDYADLPSGMIVSPAYSADWVDKNLLNKK; the protein is encoded by the coding sequence ATGAAATCTCGTTCCAGGCTTCTGGCCGCCGGCGTCGCCGCGCTGGCGCTTGCGGCCGCAGCGTCCGGACCGGCCTTCGCTTCGAAGGACAAGCCGGTGATTGCGCTCTCGAACGCCTATTATGGCAATACCTGGCGCCACCAGATGGTGACGGCCTTCGAGACCGCCGCCAAGCAGGCGAAGGCGGACGGTACGATCGCCGACTACATCATCCTCAACGGCGACGGCAGCGTGGCCCAGCAGAACAGCCAGCTCGCCGAGCTCATCCTCAAGGGCGTCGACGCCATTGCCGTCGATGCGGCCTCCGAGACGGCGGTGAACGGCATCATCGCCAAGGCCTGCAAGGCCGGCATCAAGGTGGTCTCCTTCGATTCCGTCGCTTCCGCGCCCTGCAACTACCAGCTCAATTTCGACTTCAAGGGCTACAAGAAGGCCGAGGCCGAATGGGTGTTCGGCAAGCTCGGCGGCAAGGGCAACATCATCCAGGTCCGCGGCGTCAAGGGCTCGGCGCCGGACAACGACATGTTCAACGCGCAGACCGAGGTGCTGAAGAAGAATCCGGGCATCAAGGTCGTCGCCACCGTCTACGGCCAGGCCACCGCCTCGGTCGCCCAGGCGGCGATCGCCAATGTCCTGCCCAGCCTGCCGCATGTCGATGCGGTGATCGCGCAGGGCGGCAGCGACGATTTCGGCATCGCCCAGGCCTTCGACCAGTTCGGCGGCCCGTACAAGGACAAGCCGCCGATCATCGAAGGCGGCGGCAGCACCGACTTCATCAAATGGTGGGCCGGCAAGAGCGCCAGCGGCTACACCACCATCTCGATGAACACCACGCCGGGCATCGGCGGGGCCGCCTTCTATCTCAGCCTCGCTTTGGTCAAGGGTGCCGAGCCGCCCAAGCTGATGATCATGCCGGTGGCGACGGTGACCCAGGACAATCTGAAGGATTATGCCGACCTGCCGTCCGGCATGATCGTCAGCCCGGCCTATAGCGCCGACTGGGTCGACAAGAACCTCCTGAACAAGAAGTAG
- a CDS encoding ABC transporter permease, with amino-acid sequence MNKPDMAALVDWLQRHRWIWSAAGVLILWLLLSLMTNRFSLSSLSGVAVSSSFLVLVALGQTAVVTTGRGNIDLSIASVMTLSAYIGLIVIGGADSRLPLGVLAALALGLAVGAVNAALVVLARIPAIIATLATGYVLATATLLANGIIPGFAIAPALRTVATGRVADMPIMVIIALAAVVAAAFLFGGSAYGRQLSAVGQNMRAARLAGVRTGRVVSGAFLLSSVLSSLTGLVLGAYVGGAFLEMGQPYRLQSIGAVVLGGTLIFGGAATAWGTLFGSLLLVLIVTTMQIAGLPPGTQDMVQGVVIIAVLALAGGTAVRRRRIAAK; translated from the coding sequence ATGAACAAGCCCGATATGGCCGCGCTGGTCGACTGGCTGCAGCGCCATCGCTGGATCTGGTCGGCCGCCGGCGTGCTGATCCTGTGGCTCCTGCTGTCGCTGATGACGAACCGCTTCAGCCTTTCGAGCCTCTCCGGCGTGGCGGTGTCCTCCTCCTTCCTCGTCCTCGTCGCCCTCGGTCAGACCGCCGTGGTCACGACGGGGCGCGGCAATATCGACCTGTCGATCGCCAGCGTGATGACGCTGAGCGCCTATATCGGCCTGATCGTCATCGGCGGGGCCGACAGCCGGCTGCCGCTCGGCGTTCTCGCCGCCCTGGCGCTCGGCCTCGCCGTCGGCGCCGTCAACGCCGCGCTGGTGGTGCTGGCCCGCATTCCCGCCATCATCGCGACCCTGGCGACGGGCTATGTCCTGGCGACGGCGACCCTGCTCGCCAATGGCATCATCCCCGGCTTCGCGATCGCGCCCGCCTTGCGGACGGTGGCGACGGGGAGGGTGGCGGACATGCCCATCATGGTGATCATCGCGCTCGCGGCGGTCGTCGCCGCCGCCTTCCTGTTCGGTGGCTCCGCCTATGGCCGCCAATTGTCGGCGGTAGGCCAGAACATGCGCGCGGCGCGGCTCGCCGGCGTGCGCACCGGGCGGGTGGTGTCGGGCGCCTTCCTCCTCTCCTCCGTGCTGTCCTCGCTCACCGGCCTCGTGCTCGGCGCCTATGTCGGCGGCGCCTTCCTGGAGATGGGCCAGCCCTACCGCCTGCAGTCGATCGGCGCCGTGGTGCTGGGCGGCACCCTGATCTTCGGCGGCGCCGCCACGGCCTGGGGCACGCTGTTCGGCAGCCTCCTCCTCGTGCTCATCGTCACCACGATGCAGATCGCCGGCCTGCCGCCCGGCACGCAGGACATGGTGCAGGGCGTGGTCATCATCGCGGTGCTGGCGCTGGCCGGCGGCACCGCCGTCCGCCGCCGCCGGATCGCCGCGAAATAG
- a CDS encoding porin has protein sequence MTIRSILLGLAAGSAFLGAASAADLPAAKAEAVEYVKICSAFGPGFFYIPGTDTCLQISGQIRADYFYTEPSTRKSNVTTFRSQARIRFDARTQTDYGILRSFLEIEADNNALGTTQNGVTGTNFLNIRRAYIQFGGLTAGYAWSPYSFYEQYYQAVFFAPYFGEHDRRQLLSYTAQFGKFWGALSVEDPVANRSTSTFGTATVNAVSDTLVYGGSSVPDVVGVIGYDDNKNWGRVQIMAASHESNPSTVGYDSKYGYAVGIGGNLNFPILSGAYVAVEASYADGAMKYLNAGSADAYGNPIAPHDLALSKGWSVQGEAGLNITPALQAVLFGGYLNYDAPSIATKISDNFNYYVIGGQVNYTMVKGFIVGAEAWYQNKDPEGTSPNAHAVGAGLRLRRTF, from the coding sequence GTGACGATCAGATCCATTCTCCTGGGCCTTGCCGCGGGCTCGGCTTTTCTCGGCGCGGCGTCGGCTGCCGATCTGCCGGCCGCCAAGGCCGAGGCGGTGGAATATGTGAAAATATGCTCGGCCTTCGGCCCGGGCTTCTTCTACATTCCCGGCACCGACACCTGCCTGCAGATCTCGGGCCAGATCCGCGCCGACTATTTCTACACCGAGCCGTCGACCCGGAAGAGCAACGTCACGACGTTCCGCTCGCAGGCGCGGATCCGCTTCGATGCCCGGACCCAGACCGATTACGGCATCCTGCGCTCCTTCCTGGAGATCGAGGCCGACAACAACGCCCTGGGCACGACCCAGAATGGGGTGACCGGCACGAATTTCCTCAATATCCGCCGCGCCTATATCCAGTTCGGCGGCCTGACGGCCGGCTATGCCTGGTCGCCTTATTCCTTCTATGAGCAGTACTATCAGGCCGTATTCTTCGCGCCCTATTTCGGCGAGCATGACCGGCGTCAATTGCTGAGCTACACGGCCCAGTTCGGCAAGTTCTGGGGCGCCCTGTCGGTCGAAGATCCCGTCGCCAACCGCTCGACGAGCACCTTCGGCACCGCGACCGTCAACGCCGTCAGCGACACGCTGGTTTACGGCGGCTCTTCGGTTCCCGATGTCGTCGGCGTCATCGGTTACGACGACAACAAGAACTGGGGCCGCGTCCAGATCATGGCCGCCTCGCATGAGAGCAACCCGTCGACCGTCGGCTATGACAGCAAATATGGCTATGCGGTCGGCATCGGCGGCAATTTGAACTTCCCGATCCTGTCCGGCGCCTATGTCGCGGTGGAAGCGAGCTATGCCGACGGCGCCATGAAGTATCTCAACGCCGGCAGCGCCGACGCCTATGGCAATCCGATCGCGCCGCATGACCTCGCCCTCTCCAAGGGCTGGTCGGTCCAGGGCGAAGCGGGCCTGAACATCACCCCGGCCCTGCAGGCGGTGCTCTTCGGCGGCTACCTGAACTATGATGCGCCGTCGATCGCCACCAAGATCAGCGACAATTTCAACTATTACGTCATCGGCGGCCAGGTGAACTACACCATGGTCAAGGGCTTCATCGTCGGCGCCGAAGCCTGGTACCAGAACAAGGATCCGGAAGGCACGAGCCCGAATGCCCACGCGGTCGGCGCCGGCCTCCGCCTCCGCCGCACCTTCTGA
- a CDS encoding four-carbon acid sugar kinase family protein, protein MTDLLLSYYGDDLTGSTDVMEALASRGVPTVLFMQAPTAAQRARFADCRAIGLAGSSRSQTPAWMDFHLTPSLGWLKGLGAPVCHYKVCSTFDSSPGIGSIGRAIDIGAAVFGQSHIPLVVGAPQLKRYTAFGNLFAAYRDAVHRIDRHPVMSRHPVTPMHEADLRLHLAGQTEKRTSLVDLATLLRPDVDEKVDAVLDEDAAIVLFDVADPATQASAGRQLWRLRDRTGPFVVGSSGIEYALLAEWARIGLIPGEARFSLPGRADRIAVVSGSCSPTTERQIRHATAHGFDGIALDPRDLLRDEEAAVAGALTLGLRSLAAGRSVILYTALGPATDIGSEFDGREGARHAIGSALGRIQKGLIEQAALRRAVIAGGDTSSHALAELGVFALTTRLPLPATPGSPLCTAHSDDPAFDGLEIALKGGQVGGDDYFGQIRDGVL, encoded by the coding sequence ATGACCGACCTTCTCCTCTCCTATTACGGCGACGACCTCACCGGCTCCACCGACGTGATGGAGGCGCTCGCCTCGCGCGGCGTGCCCACGGTGCTGTTCATGCAGGCGCCGACCGCCGCCCAGCGCGCCCGCTTCGCCGACTGCCGCGCCATCGGCCTCGCCGGATCGAGCCGCAGCCAGACACCGGCCTGGATGGACTTCCACCTGACCCCGTCGCTCGGCTGGCTCAAGGGGCTCGGCGCGCCCGTCTGCCATTACAAGGTCTGCTCGACCTTCGATTCCAGTCCCGGCATCGGCAGCATCGGGCGGGCGATCGACATCGGCGCGGCCGTGTTCGGCCAGTCGCACATCCCGCTCGTCGTCGGCGCGCCGCAGCTCAAGCGCTATACCGCCTTCGGCAACCTCTTCGCCGCCTATCGCGACGCGGTCCACCGCATCGACCGCCACCCGGTGATGAGCCGCCACCCGGTCACGCCCATGCACGAGGCCGATTTGCGCCTGCATCTGGCCGGGCAGACCGAGAAGCGCACGAGCCTCGTCGACCTCGCGACCCTGCTGCGGCCGGACGTCGACGAGAAGGTCGATGCCGTCCTGGACGAGGACGCCGCGATCGTGCTGTTCGACGTCGCCGATCCCGCGACCCAGGCCAGCGCCGGCCGCCAGCTCTGGCGCCTGCGCGACCGGACCGGGCCCTTCGTCGTCGGCTCGTCAGGCATCGAATACGCCTTGCTGGCGGAATGGGCCCGGATCGGGCTCATCCCCGGCGAGGCCCGCTTTTCGCTTCCCGGCCGCGCGGACCGCATCGCCGTGGTGTCGGGCAGCTGCTCGCCGACGACCGAGCGCCAGATCCGCCATGCGACCGCCCACGGCTTCGATGGCATCGCCCTCGACCCGCGCGACCTCCTGCGCGACGAGGAAGCGGCGGTCGCCGGCGCCCTCACGCTCGGCCTGCGGAGCCTCGCCGCCGGCCGCAGCGTCATCCTCTACACGGCGCTCGGCCCGGCCACCGACATCGGCAGCGAGTTCGACGGCCGGGAAGGCGCGCGCCATGCGATCGGCAGCGCCCTCGGCCGCATCCAGAAAGGCCTGATCGAGCAGGCGGCCCTCCGCCGCGCCGTCATCGCCGGCGGCGACACGTCGAGCCACGCCTTGGCCGAACTCGGCGTCTTCGCCCTGACGACGCGCCTGCCCTTACCGGCGACGCCGGGCTCGCCGCTCTGCACGGCACACAGCGACGATCCCGCCTTCGACGGGCTGGAAATCGCCCTCAAGGGCGGCCAGGTCGGCGGCGACGACTATTTCGGCCAGATCCGCGACGGCGTCCTGTAG